One Mycobacterium paraseoulense genomic window, GCGTCGGGGCGGCGTTGCTGCCACGACGCACCCGGAGACCGGCCGCGCTCGCGGCGGCCGTGTTGTTCCTCGGGGTGTTCCCGGCGAACGTCAACATGTGCCGGTTGTGGTGGAACAAGCCCTGGCCGATGCGGGCCGCCGCCCTGGCCCGGCTGCCGCTGCAGATTCCCATGGTCACCACCGCGCTCAAGATCAGCCGCAAC contains:
- a CDS encoding DoxX family protein; the encoded protein is MTAPPTQSDTTQRAAYRVAAMLLGVGTLHFVAPKPFDGIVPAELPGSPRFYTYASGVAELGVGAALLPRRTRRPAALAAAVLFLGVFPANVNMCRLWWNKPWPMRAAALARLPLQIPMVTTALKISRNG